In Salinibaculum sp. SYNS191, the genomic window CGTCGTCCGGTTCGCTCACTTTGCTGGTATACATACGACCGCCGTTGTAGCCACTCTATATGAATTTATTTCCATTATCTTGTCTTATGTACTAATGTTATGTGTGTAATCGACTTAGTAGCAAATATACGTTTGTATACTACTAGTTTCTGAGCAACTAGCATCTGTACTTGTAACGAATGGACTCATCGTCGGCGAGTGGACCTGAGTGGAGTATATACAGCAACTGGACTTCCACGCGCCCCCTAGTTTCTGTCTTCCTTCGAGGAGAGAATCCCGCCTGCGGGACGGGAATCTCCGCCGTTCACAGAAGTTCGAGGAGAATGCCCCCGTGGCAATTCACGACAACTAGTGGTGAGTAACCGTGAATGGTCAATCAAGATGGAGTACTCCGCGATGGTCCGGAGTAGTGTGCGCCCACACTACAATTTATCAGGAGCGGTCTCGTATCCACGTCTATGAGTCGTGACGGTGCCGATTCGGAGAGCAAGGTGTCGGGGAATCAGGCGAATATCCCCGCTCGCATCCGTCGCGAGCTCGATATCGATGACGGCGACAAACTCCGTTGGCACGTCGAGGACGACGGGACGCTACGCGTCGAAGTCGTTCAGCAGCGCAGCGGCACGTTCAGTGAGTTCGACGGCTACGACGGCGACCAAGAGACAGCGGTCACGGCCGACCACGACGCGTGAGGCGTCGACGTCGACTAGATGCCTCGGGCAGTCGTCGATACGACCGTTCTCTTCGCGGCGGCGTACCGCCGAGACAGTGCACACGACGATGCACTGCCAATTCTACATGGCATCGACACTGCGGCCCTCCCGGGAGCAATACTCATAGACTACGTCCTGGCGGAGACGCTGAACGGGCTGACGACGCACGCAGGTCACGACGCTGCCACCGACTTTCTCGAGCGGATCGAAGCGAATGCCCGGTTCCACATCGATTCGCTGACGACCGACGAATTCACCACGGCAAAAGCGCTCTTCCGCCAGTACGAGCGCTTTTCGTTCGTTGACGCCGCTCTCGTCGCGTATATGCAGGCTGAGGGGCACGGGTATCTCTACGCGTTCGATGACGACTTCGACGCCGCTCCAGATATCTATCGCCTCGACACCGCGACCAACCCGTATCAGCCGGAGTGAACGATACGCACGCTTACTTGCGTTGAAGTTCGGTGAGTACGGTGCGGTAGTTCACTGAGACAATACGATCTCAAACCGTGCCCCGCCATCGCGTCCGTCTGTCACGGACACCACCCAGCCGTGGGCTTCCACGATCCGTTTTACGATGGTCAGCCCGAAACCAGTCCCCTCATGTGTTGAGGAATGACCCGGTTTGAAGATGTCGTCTCGCTGGCCTGTGGGAATCCCAGCACCATCGTCTTCGACGTAGATGGTGTCCTCATCGATAGATCCGACACGGACGGTGACGTCCGTACCACCGTGTTTGACAGCATTTCGGAAGAGGTTCTCGAACACGTGCTGTAACCGTTCGGGGTCGCCTTCGAAGGTCATCTCATCAGCTATCTCGATCGTCGCCTCGTCTGCATCTACCGTTGCCCAGCATTTCCCGACGATATCTGTTAGATTGATATTCTTGGCTTCGCCAATCGTGTCGCCCTGGCGAGCAAGCGTCAGCGTGTCCGTGACAATCTCTTCCATCCGGTCGAGTGCGTTCACGAGGGGGTCAAGGTGTTCGCTCTCTACCGTCTCTTCGAGAAGCGTTGTGCGAGCCTGTGCGACATTGAGAGGGTTACGCAGGTCATGGGAGATGACACTCGCAAATTCGTCAAGACGCTCGTTCTGGAGACGAAGCTGTTGCTCTCGTTCGACGCGGTCGGTGACGTTCCGGGTGATTCCCACGAGACGGGTTACTTCGCCGTCAGTGAGTACCGGCGCAAGGTTCGTCTGCCAGATCCGTGCCCCCTCGTCAACTCGTAGTTCCTCCTGATAGGAAATGGGTTCACGAGCCTTGACGCAGCGGTGATAGTTCGCCTCTAATTCTGCCCCCTGTTCTTCACCAAACACGTCGCGTGGCGTCTCACCCCGTACCTCTTCGGTCGTGATTCCGGTTTGTCGCTCGTATGCCGGACTCAGACGGTCGAACTGGAACGTGATGTCGTCGTCTGGAGCGTCGACATCTACTAAGAAAACCGCGTCCTCCGCATTGTTCAGAAGAGCCTCGTACTCCCCAGCGAGTTCACGGAGTTCGCGCTCGCGCTCTTTGCGCCGGGTGACATCTCGACTATTGAGAAGGATGCCACCGATTACGTCGTCGTCGAGTCGGTTCCGCATGGTCGCCTCGATCCAGCACCACGAGCCGTCGGCGTGTCGAAATCGGACTTCGACGGTCTGGGATTCGTCCGGGTTCGTCAAAACGGCTTCAACTGCGTTAGCATTTCGCTCCCGGTCGTCGCGATGGACGAATTCGTATCCGGTGTGACCGACTAACTCGTCCGGATCGTAGCCGAGTACTCGTGTGACGGCAGGGCTCACATAGGTTATCGTTCCCTCAGTGTCGATGATCGTGGCGATGTCGTTCGACTCTTCGACGATCGTCTGATATCGATCGCCCTGACTTTGCGTCGGCGTCTCGGAAGTATCAGTGTCTTCCATTGGTTTAGTGCTGTTCGACGGCTGTTTCCTGACCAGCTGAGTCGGCGGACATCCGGGGTAAACTCAATACGATGCCTGTTCCAGGCCCTTCCGTATCCACAAATGTGACTTCGCCGCCGAACAGTGAGACAGCCCAGTAGACGATCCAGAGGCCGAGTCCAGTCCCGTGTTGGAGCGGTGTTTCCTCGCCCCGTTTGATCGTTTCCAGTTCCTGATCTGGAATCCCCGGCCCGTTATCCGTAATCTCGATGTCGAGCCAATCTTCGGACCGCCGTTCACTCGATGGTCTGATGGTGACTGTCACCTCGGGAACCGGTTTATCGTTGTGGACGACAGCGTT contains:
- a CDS encoding AbrB/MazE/SpoVT family DNA-binding domain-containing protein; protein product: MSRDGADSESKVSGNQANIPARIRRELDIDDGDKLRWHVEDDGTLRVEVVQQRSGTFSEFDGYDGDQETAVTADHDA
- a CDS encoding type II toxin-antitoxin system VapC family toxin: MPRAVVDTTVLFAAAYRRDSAHDDALPILHGIDTAALPGAILIDYVLAETLNGLTTHAGHDAATDFLERIEANARFHIDSLTTDEFTTAKALFRQYERFSFVDAALVAYMQAEGHGYLYAFDDDFDAAPDIYRLDTATNPYQPE
- a CDS encoding PAS domain S-box protein — encoded protein: MEDTDTSETPTQSQGDRYQTIVEESNDIATIIDTEGTITYVSPAVTRVLGYDPDELVGHTGYEFVHRDDRERNANAVEAVLTNPDESQTVEVRFRHADGSWCWIEATMRNRLDDDVIGGILLNSRDVTRRKERERELRELAGEYEALLNNAEDAVFLVDVDAPDDDITFQFDRLSPAYERQTGITTEEVRGETPRDVFGEEQGAELEANYHRCVKAREPISYQEELRVDEGARIWQTNLAPVLTDGEVTRLVGITRNVTDRVEREQQLRLQNERLDEFASVISHDLRNPLNVAQARTTLLEETVESEHLDPLVNALDRMEEIVTDTLTLARQGDTIGEAKNINLTDIVGKCWATVDADEATIEIADEMTFEGDPERLQHVFENLFRNAVKHGGTDVTVRVGSIDEDTIYVEDDGAGIPTGQRDDIFKPGHSSTHEGTGFGLTIVKRIVEAHGWVVSVTDGRDGGARFEIVLSQ